A segment of the Triticum urartu cultivar G1812 chromosome 1, Tu2.1, whole genome shotgun sequence genome:
AATGGGAAGCCGAGGGGGAGGAGCCTGATGCGCCTGCCCAGCTACTCCTGCTTCCGGGGCTTCACGCCCGAGTCTGACCCTTCTTCTTCGctgccggcgccgccgccgctagGGGTCGAGGTAAGCCGGACTGCCGCTTCGTTTTTTTGCCATTGGTGGAATCGGTCGCGGAGCTCCTTTGGTCCAAAATAACAATACAGACTGTATTTCCCGAATCGGGTCAATGGAAAGCGTTTCAGTACATAGGATGTGCATGTTCCTTTGTGGTAGATCCTGCGTTTGTCCGTGATTGATCTGTCTGTCATTTCTAGTCTCGGTTCTAGGATTTCTGCAGAGTTGTCGAGCCATTATTCTTTTTATTAATGGGGAGATGATTGTTCAGTGTGCCTCGCCAGTAGATTCATAACTTTTTACAATGAGTGAATTCTGGTGAATTATATGTGCCAGGATATATCGTTGTTGGAAAATGATCGTGTTCCCTTATGACAAATGTATATGGATTTTCTTGTTGTGAAATGAGTATAGATGATTTTCTGAATGATTATTATTGTGTTGAATGTAAGAGATGTGTAGTCTTTGGAGTAATCCTACCTTTTGTAATCAAATGGCACATTCCTGTGTTTGCAGTCAAGCAAGGGAGGGGAGACGCCTTCACTCGCTCACATTGGCATATCAGATAATGATGCTCCATCAGCTCCTAAACTGAATCCAAGTGAAGGCAGAACGACGCCTTCATCAGATACCGACAGAGATCAAGGTGATGATGTATTGCAGAATGTCACTGCTACCAGGACTGCAGTCGACGACGACCAATCGCCAAATCCTTCTGACCGGCCGCGTCCATGCTTTGGTGTCAACTTTGGGTTGAGTAGAGCCGTCAGCTTGGGATCATCAGTGGCATGCTCCATTATGTCAACCGGCCTCTCCTCTTCAGCTAATCCTAGTATTGGAAATGTGGACCATCCTTCCGATGCAAGCATCCCTCAACAAGTTGGTGCATCAACTTCTGGGATTTATTCAAGTCTGGATATGCTAAGGGATAGCGTCACAACACAAGCTAGAGCCGCTCATCAGGCTAGGAGAAATTTGCTGGAATCTGAAGATGCTAACTTGAGGCATTCGCACAGAAGGATGGGACCCCAGGAACCTTCTGAAGGCAGTGTCCGGTTTAGCCGGACACTTAGTGTTGGAAGACTTCGTGACAGGGTCCTCAGGAGGACTCCATTCTCAGATAGTTTATTCACCTCTTCACTTTATGATAGACCAGTGTGGACAGCAGGAAATGCCAGTGCGAGGCAAGATTCATCTGTGATGCAACGGACTAATTCAGACAGAGGTTCCGAACCGCAATCAGAACCTTCAACTAACAGCACGTACAATTCTGGCTCTGCAACTCTAAGAGAGGCCAGTAATCGGGATCTTCTTGAGCGGAGATCAGCTTTTCTTGAAAGGAGGAGGAGGATACGATCTCAGGTGGTGTACAGTTCGACTATTTTGATCATTTCTGACTTGCCTGCTTGCATATTTATAGCTTTTGCTTTCTTGGCAGGTCCGAGCTCTCCAAAGGTTGGGCAGCAGGTTTGAAAATTTATCAGGTCATGAAAGATCATGCATTCTATCTGGTCAACATAGAACAGGAAATTGCAACTGCAGGGCAAGCAGTCGACCAGGTAATCCTGATGAAGAATCCGGCACAAGGGCTAGCATATCAAGAATTGTTATGCTAGCAGAAGCACTCTTTGAGGTATGTGCTGCACATTTTTCTAGTTAGTGCTGTTTTCTTTTTTGGAGAAATGCCAACTTACACCCACATGCTTATGCCTCTCATAGGTCTTGGATGAAATCCACCAACAGTCTGCTGCTTTATCCTCAAGGACATCATTACCTTCAATTGGATCCGTTCCTGCTCCAAAGGAGATCGTCGAGAGTCTTCCTGTCAAGGTGTACAGAAAGCCGTTGAAACACCAAACTGATGAGGCTGCACAGTAAGCCATTAAGCTTGTTTTGAAATTCTTTAATTGATAATACTCGGTGGTGCACGTTTGGGCATACTCAGTAACGTAGCTTGCGTGCGCGTGATGGGAAGTTGGTACACCTGAAATGTCAATACCCTTGTTCACTTGTGCATAGACATTATTGTTGCTGATAATTCTAAGGACTGCAAGTGAAGCAGAGGCTTGTGTATCCACTATATAAAAGGATCTAGATCCACTGCCTTTGAACTGCGGCTGCATGCTTAGTTGAGCCATTTGATTACAAAATTAGCCGAGCTATTTGATAAGAAATCAAGTTCTTGGACACAAACATGAGATATTTTAGGTGCTTGAGGACTCCAATTTTCTCATATTCTACAGTCTACCATTCACGATAAAATAGTTCATATGACTGGAAAGACACCTGTGGGCATTTATAATTGAATTTTAAGTGCAGGGAAGCAGAATATATATAATTATTAAAAAATGTGCTTTGGTGGTAGGATCAAGTACTCTACCAGGTCTAGGGCGTAGGTGGTAAGGGAAGGATGGAGGGAGACGTGGCGAGGATCGGGCGCGCCGGCGGCAGGGCGCCGTTCGCGGCTAGGAGAAGGGCGGCGGCTAGGGCTGTtggcggctagggttccggcTCCTCAGGGAGCCGGGCAATAGGAGATAATATTCTTCTTATTGCTTGCCTTCAAAAAGAGCTTACAACCTATATTTATATCCTAGATAACTTGTAGAAGAATCAACCTAAGATAACTTGCCTAATCTGAAAATAAAAACTAAGATAACTTGCGGGCCTAAGCCGGCCGGCCATAACACTTCTCCCCGCCTGCacaaacagctcgtcctcgagctgtAAGGTGGGGAAGCGCTTGCTTGAACTCTTCGAGGTAATCAACCAGCGTCAAACACCTTCTCGACATCTGGGGCGGCCAGGTCAGCGGCGACGGCGTCCTCCGGAATGTAGTCTGCCACCTCCAGGTAGAAGAGTCGCGGGCAGGCGTGGCCGGGCTTGTAGGGTTCGTCGCAGTTGAAGCACAACCCTTGGCGGCGACGCTCGAGTATCTCAGCTGGGGTGAGCCGGCGGAACGGGCGCCCCGCGGTCGCGGCGAGGGGTGCCGCAGAAGCCTGCACAGGCCGACCCTGCGTGGAATCCGGTCCGGGTAGCGACCCAGCAGTCTGGGACGGTGATTCCTACTGGATGGCCACCGCGCGGCGCTCGAACGCGCGGGCGTAATACATGGCTGACTGGAGATCCTGGGGTCCCCGAAGCTCCACGTCCACGCGGATATGGTCCGGTAGACCGCCCACAAATAACTCGGCGCGCTGAGTGGCGGAGACGCCCGGCGCGTGGCACGCCAGGGCCTGGAAGCGGTCGGCGTAGTCCTGCACCGTGGATGTGAAAGGTAAGCGGCCGAGGGCCGCCAGTCGGCTCCCGCGGATAGGAGGCCCGAACCGGAGGAGACAGAGCTCCCGGAAGCGCTCCCATGGTGGCATGCCGCCCTCGTCCTGCTCGAGGGCGTAGTACCAGGTCTGCGCTGCGCCTCGAAGATGATAGGACGCGAGCCAGGTGCGATCCGAAGCGAGCGTCCGCTGCCCTCGAAAGAACTACTCGCACTGGTTGAGCCAGTTGAGGGGGTCCTCCGTGCCCTCGTAGGTGGCGAAGTCCAGTTTGGCGAAGCGAGGGGGTGTCGGCCCGCCGTGCCCGGGGGCGGCCGTAGTCGCCGCCAGCACGTATGCTGGGTCGGGAAGCGCCGGGGCGTAGTTCGCCGAGCTGGAGGGGTGATCAAACCGCAGGGAGGGCGTCGGGTGTTCCGGCGCCGTGGAGTAGACCGGCCCCGAAGACGAGCCGGTCGCCCAAGCGGGGATCGGCGATGGTGACGGTGGAAACTGCACCTGGTGCAGGGGCCGACCCGTAGCCCTAGGCGCGGGTGGTGGTACTGTCGATGGCGGCGGCGCCTGGTGGAGCTGCACCGGCGCCTGCGGCGTGGGGGCCGGCGGTGACGCCAGAAGAAGCTGCTGGGTCTGGCCCTGCTCCGAGGCGCCGGTGCCCAGGTTAGGGCTGGGCGGGGCCGGTGGAGGACCCTGCTCCGAGGCCGCTGGAAGGTAGGGCGCGACGGAGGACGGCGCGGCCGGCGCGGTCCAAGTGGGCCACTGCGGCCCCGTGGTGGCGAGAAGTGGCGGGGCTGCCGGCGCGACCTGTGGCGGCCACTGCGCCCAAGGCGGCGGTGCGGCCGCTGGGGCGGGGAGCGCCGGGTAGCCTCCGGTGATGGCCCCCGGTGCCGAGTACCATGGAAGCGCCTGCTGACCTGCGGCCATGGCTGGATGGAGTCCGGTGATGGCCCCCGGTGCCGAGTACCACGGAAGCGCCTGCTGACCCGCGGCCATGGCTGGATGGAGTGGTGGGGGCGGCCCGTACGGACCTGCCAGGTAGAGGCGGATCCCTTGAACTGCGGTGACGAGGTCGTTGAGGACGCCCGCCATGGTCTCCGGCGTGAACTGTTGCGGCTGCGGGGGAGGTGATGGCGGCGGCGAGTGTTGGACGGGGGCCTGTGGCTGCCCTTGGCCCGGCGTGGTGCCGGGTGCCGTTAGGACCGGCGCTGAGAGCGACGCAGTGGTGCCCGCCGAGAGCGAGGCCGTGACGCCCGGCGCagaggcggcggtggtggaggagttggcgggcagcggtggtggtggtggtggcggtggaatTGGCGGAGACATGGTCGAAACCCGGTTACCTGATACCAAATTGGTAGGATCAAGTACTCTACCAGGTCTAGGGCGTAGGTGGTAAGGGAAGGATGGAGGGAGACGTGGCGAGGATCGGGCGCGCCGGCGGCAGGGCGCCGTCGCGGCTAGGAGAAGGGCGGTGGCTAGGGCTGTTGGCGGCTAGGGTTCCGGGCTCCTCAGGGAGCCGGGCAATAGGAGATAATATTCTTCTTATTGCTTGCCTTCAAAAAGAGCCTTACAACCTATATTTATATCCTAGATAACTTGTAGAAGAATCAACCTAAGATAACTTGCCTAAGATAACTTGCCTAATCTGAAAATAAAAACTAAGATAACTTGCGGGCCTAAGCCGGCCGGCCATAACATTTGGACTGTTCAATAGAATGTGCTTTGGACTGTATATAATTATAAAGAATGTATATAACACCCTAAGCAAGATCCTGAGCCTCGGTTGTGCATGTGGATTTGTACAGTTGCCATTTAAGCTGCAGGTTCTTTTTCAGTTTTAAGACAGTGGAGTCTTTGGCACTATATGTCTGTTTACTTGTTTGTTAACATTCTTTTTTCAGTTTTTTATGATAGTAGATATGTACTGAATAAATCTAAACAGCCACGtctatttatttattatttattcCCATTCCTTCTCCACAATGCAGATGCTACATTTGCCTTGTCGAATATGAAGAAGGAGACTGTGTTCGCATACTTCCATGCAATCACGAATTTCATCTAACATGTGTAGATAAGTGGCTGAAAGAGATTCACAGGTATTGTTCATGAAACTTACCAATTCAGATCAAGGAAAAGATTGATTCAACATGATATGATAATTTCCTTGGTATGAGAGCTCTATACTATTCCTTGACATGCTGTCTAGCACGACAATTGGTTCTTCTCTAAAGGAAGAGCTGCATACTTGAAAAACTTATTTTCTGGTAAATGATTTTTGGGCAACTTTTGGGGATTTCGTTCGAACTACAAAGTTCAACCATAAACTAAGCTGTACACTTCTTTGATGGGTACATTTGAATCTTACTGCCAGTATGACCAGATAATAGAGAGGTATTACAGCATTAATCTTTGATGATAATCGATAAATATCATCCTTATGCTCTGTGAAAGAGGCGGCAACTAGACTTACCGATAGACATTATGGGGGTATAGTCACACCTCACAAGTCACTACTCACGAGCAGTGAATCTATCTGTATTACAGAATTAAATGTGCTTTCACGTGAATGTTGTGTGATTGAAGGCTGTCTTTGAAATGTTTCAACGCCTAGCAATCAGTGAACTTAAAAGGTAGTAGTGTTTTAAATCTTTCAGaataataaaagtaaataagttTGGGTGCTTACATTTATGCAGTTTGAATTTTTTAATTCAAAAGATGAGAAGAAATTAATACTGATTCCTCTAATTCATATTTAAGAGATACTAACTTGGTTTTCCTGAGTTGCTTTTGCTTCATACAGTAGGCATCAGTTAGTTTTTCGCAGTGCCCTGTATCAGTATTTATTTTTGTGCTAAGCTGAACCTATGTCCTGTATTTGTAGGGTTTGTCCACTCTGTCGTGGCGATGTCTGCCGATCGGATTCGTCGAGCATAGGGAAATTCAGCTGATTCCTTTTATCTCTTAAGGATCCAGCTTCTTGCGAGAAAAAAATGGAGCTTCCGACATGGTTATTTGATCCAGCCGGGTAGAGCCCGCAGAATGTTGCGGGTGTGATTCGATCTTCATTTCTAGTCTGGTCTGAACAACTCAGGATGCTCCTGTGTGTTATAGCAGATTTGCATGGCGGTCATCCCATTATAAACGATGAGCTTCCATGCGAATTTGAGATTTGTTGTACGGTGGTGTGAAGCCTGTTGATATATTGGTTATATATATGGCTTGCGTTTTCGTGATGTTTGAAATTAGCGTGATATATCCGTTTCAAAAAAAGAATAGTGTGATATTGACAATCTCTTCAGATGCTGCGTCATGAGGAAACTGTCAAACAATGTCACGGACCCTTGTACTGCTAGATGGGGGTTCGAGGGGGAATTGGGGTCTAGGGAGCCAGACAGAGAGGGTTGGTGGCAAAGATTCAAATAGTTGGCAGGTACTGTGGTTCATTTTTGATTCACTGATTAAAGTTCAGTCCTGCCCCTTGTACTGCTGGCCGGCGCAGCGACAGCCACTTGGGCCTATGGGTTCTAGCTCGGCTCTTTCGGCCTAAAGTTATGCTCTATGTGTCTGTCCTTTAATTTCAGAAGAAAAGGAGAAGTACCTAGGGCACCAAGGGTTAATTCAGATGATGATGCCTACAACAATTACTTTatatagagttaaactatgaaattATCTCCTCTGTTTAGTTATTCATTATTGATTGCATCCGTAGATTCTTATGTGGCAAGGTGTATTTGCTAATGTCATATCGGAGTTTGTTGGCAACATGCCAATATATGCTTTTTCAAGATGAATTATGATATATTTTACAAAAAATATAACAGTACCTATATTTTCTATGCTTGGCCTAAAGGCTATTTTGCTCCATCACCAATTCGGTACCAATTTTCATTAAACATAACAATTCTCTTTTGCCCTAAAATTCATCTTCATGTGAAAAGCTAGATAAATAGAATTTTTTATTGCCATCAGAAATAAGAAATA
Coding sequences within it:
- the LOC125516271 gene encoding E3 ubiquitin-protein ligase RLIM; the encoded protein is MGSGTSKAASPAPAPAGGEAKARNGKPRGRSLMRLPSYSCFRGFTPESDPSSSLPAPPPLGVESSKGGETPSLAHIGISDNDAPSAPKLNPSEGRTTPSSDTDRDQGDDVLQNVTATRTAVDDDQSPNPSDRPRPCFGVNFGLSRAVSLGSSVACSIMSTGLSSSANPSIGNVDHPSDASIPQQVGASTSGIYSSLDMLRDSVTTQARAAHQARRNLLESEDANLRHSHRRMGPQEPSEGSVRFSRTLSVGRLRDRVLRRTPFSDSLFTSSLYDRPVWTAGNASARQDSSVMQRTNSDRGSEPQSEPSTNSTYNSGSATLREASNRDLLERRSAFLERRRRIRSQVRALQRLGSRFENLSGHERSCILSGQHRTGNCNCRASSRPGNPDEESGTRASISRIVMLAEALFEVLDEIHQQSAALSSRTSLPSIGSVPAPKEIVESLPVKVYRKPLKHQTDEAAQCYICLVEYEEGDCVRILPCNHEFHLTCVDKWLKEIHRVCPLCRGDVCRSDSSSIGKFS